A genome region from Populus alba chromosome 3, ASM523922v2, whole genome shotgun sequence includes the following:
- the LOC118046100 gene encoding uncharacterized protein encodes MQIFSKVLKDTDVRVRFSFPTHCLEHLDFAGNNYVDLNVKDCYGELRVIRCLKRNGVYEKPVLSMGWLKFVADYGLRVGDKVVLHREDDQNLGSQFRIEAKRSIKLFGKEDWGDVTRAN; translated from the coding sequence atgcagatctTCAGCAAAGTGTTGAAAGATACTGATGTTCGTGTGCGGTTCTCGTTCCCAACTCATTGCTTAGAGCATTTAGATTTTGCTGGAAATAATTATGTTGATCTGAATGTTAAAGATTGCTATGGTGAGCTTCGAGTTATTCGTTGCCTGAAGAGAAATGGAGTTTATGAAAAGCCAGTGCTTTCTATGGGCTGGCTTAAATTTGTTGCTGATTATGGACTGAGAGTTGGTGACAAGGTTGTTCTTCATCGTGAGGATGACCAGAACCTGGGGTCACAGTTCAGGATTGAAGCTAAGAGGAGTATCAAGCTGTTTGGTAAGGAGGATTGGGGTGATGTGACAAGAGCTAACTAG